From Alloacidobacterium dinghuense:
ATCGCCCTGCGCAAGCGTGAGCGAAGTGTCTGAATACTGCGCGTTCGGCAGAATCCCCAGGATCGGGCCGCCGGCTTCATCTAAGAATTGCGACTCGCACGAGCTCGCGCGCAGCAGCACCGGCGGATTGTGCCCCGCGTTCGCGTATTGCAGCGTGCGCGTCACGCGATTCAGCCGGGCATAAAACATCGTCACAAACGTCGCCGCGTTGGTGATCTGCTTCAAAATCTCATCCAGGTCTTGAATCACCTCCGAGGGCGCTTCCAACTCGCGCGCGCGCAATCGCAGCGCAACGGCAAGCGAGGGCATCAACAATGCAGCCGCCGCGCCCTTGCCCGAAACATCGGCAATCACCACATCAATCACATCATCCGAGACGGGGAAAAAATCGTAGTAATCGCCGCCCAGCATCCGCGCCGTCTTCATCTTCGCGGCAATATCGACTCCCGGCAAAGTAAGGGGCTTGGGCAAGACGCGACGTTGCACCTGCGCAGCAAGAGCAAGGTCGCGCTCATAGGCGTCGCGCTGCTCGCGTACCTCCTCGGCCATGCGGTCGCGCTGCTGCGCAATCAGCGTCACAAGAAAGCCAACCACGACGAAGCTCGCCAGATAGACAACATTGTGCACGATCCGCCAGTACAACGAAGGAGCAGGAGGACCGAAAATATCCCCGAGAAAAGTGCAAATCGTTCCCAGCCCGATCGTGAAAGGAAGGGGATTGACTAAAGCGCAGAGTGCAATTGGAAGCACATAAAGGTAGGCAAGGGAAACATCCGCAACGATCAGCCAATCGGTGTAGGCCACGGCAGCAACCGCCGCGACCACGACAAAGTTCAGCAATCCCGCGACACGCTGCTCGCCCATGCGCCACGCCTTCTGCGGCCCGTGCCGCGTTATTCCTGCGACCTCAAACGCAGGGTCACTGCATCGCACGAATTGTACCTGACTACGCAAGCTCGGCCAGACCACCGAGGCGCTGCCTTTTGCGTCCTCCTGTATTGCAACTCCATCCAATCCGCCAGGAGATTCCAATGCCCAAAGCTGTTCGCTTTCGTGAAATAGAGGGTCCGGAAGTTCTAAAGCTTGAAGAAGTGCAACCGCAGAACCCCGGCAAGGGCGAAGTGCGGCTGAAAGTACAGGCAATCGGACTGAATCGCGCCGAGTCGATGTTTTATCGCGGACAGTACCTCTATCAGCCCAAATTTCCCGCGGGGCTTGGATATGAGGCGGAAGCTTGACGCGGCGAAGAAGTACATCTACGAGCGCCTTGAGGATGGGCGTTTCCAGCCGAAGATTGCGAAGACATTTTCGTTTGCTCAGGTGGTCGAGGCGTACCAGTATCTTGAGTCGAGTGCCCAGATAGGAATTCGTTATCACCGTGCCCTGAAAGCGAGCTAAGCCTCCACGGTCTGTTACCGTGGAGGCGCCTATGCAATGTCAGGCCTGAGCAGTCGGCTGTTTCAGAATGATTCCGAACAGTCCTTTCTTGTTGAAGCGCCGCAAGTCCGGATGGAGCGGCTCAGCCTCACAAACCATCGATAGATGACCGGAAAATGTCTGCGTAAAAGACCGGAACCCCCAATTGGCATCCACGTCATCAACAACCAAAGCGCCATTCGGTCGCAGCACCGCCCATGCGCGATCGAGTTTGAAACGCACGTTCCGTTCGCTGTGCAGACTGTCGTGAATGAAAAGATCAATCTGGCCCAGGTGGGAAAGCAGCTGAGGCAGATGCCGCCGGCTGGAACCCTTGATGTAGGACCATCGCTCAGCACAGCGTCCGCGAACAGCGACGCCAACCTGCTTCCGCCACGGCCTTTCCAAAGGTGGAAGGTCAATGCTGCTGAGCCTGCCGCTGCCATTCTTCTCAAGCGCCTCCAGAATGCAGCGGGAGGTCACTCCATGAGCAACGCCAGTCTCGACTACATTCTTCGGCTTCAGGTGGCGAACCAGACACCAGATCGCGCGAACAAATCCGGCATCTCCATCATTCCATCTCTGAAAGCTCTCAGGGCCGGGTCGAATTCCTGCCGCTTCCAGATCTCCGATCACACCGCGCCACAATTTCCAGAATTCAGAAGAAGCCTGGCAGGGCAGTGGAACACCGAGGTGCGCATGAAGGCGCTGCTCCCAATTATCATCCGTCTCATAGTGGCATTGCGGACCGCGCCGCTCACGATCGGCTAGATAAACATCTTGAGCTGTACTTATGATTTGCAGCGGATCCGCAGCTATGTCCGTCACACCGCTGATGGGATGTTTGATTAGATAACGCAGAGGTATCCCTAGCATACCTGGCTCTCCTGGGGTGGGTAGCGGTATATGGGCCCAACGAGAGTCTACACCTTGTTCGTTTGGTAATCAGTGAAACTTTGGCCGGTTTAGGATGAGGTGAACGCCTACTCCTCACACACCAAAGAAACGCTCTGCGCCAAAATCTTATTTCCGTCGCGACGCAATCAGCCCGCGATACAAATCAATCGTCTGATCCGCAATTGCTGCCCAGGAGAAGTGTTCTTCAACCCGCTTGCGACCGGCTTGTCCAAACTGTTTGGCTTTCGTCGTATCCGCTAACAAATCAGAAACCTTCGCAGCCAGGTCACGCGCAAACTGATCCGGTTTTGTAGGAAAGCTGGTCACCGGGTCCTGCTCAAAGGGCACGAGGTAGCCGGTCACGCCATCGACCACGACTTCGAGAATCCCACCCGTAGCGCTGGCGACAACCGGAGCCTGACACGCCATCGCTTCCAGATTAATGATGCCGAACGGCTCATAAACAGAGGGGCAGCAGAAGACCGCGCAGTTGCTGTAAAGCTCGATGGCCTCCTGCTTCGTAACCATCTTCTCGATCCACACAACGTTCGGATTGTGAGCGCGGGCTTCTTCCACCTTGCTGCGCATTTCGGCCGCGATCTCTGGCGTATCCGGAGCGCCCGCGCAAAGAACAACCTGCGTATTCTCAGGCATGTAGCGGATCGCGTCGACAAGATGCGTCACGCCTTTCTGCCGCGTAATGCGTCCCACGAACAGCACATACGGCTGGCTAAGATTCACGCCGAATCCCGGAAGCGTCGATGTATCGCTCGTCTTCTGATATTGCGCCAGATCAATGCCGTTGTAGATCACGTGAACGCGATCCGCCTGCACATCGGGATAGGCGCGCAGAATATCCTGCTTCGTTCCTTTTGAGACAGCAATGACCGCGTCCGCATCGAGGATCGCAGTCCGCTCCATCCACGAACTCATCGCGTATCCGCTGCCAAGCTGCTCCGCCTTCCACGCGCGCAACGGCTCAAGGCTGTGCGTAGTAAGGACAAACGGAATGTTGTGCAGCTTCTTGCTCAGAAAACCGGCCATCGATACATACCACGTGTGCGTGTGTACGATATCGACGCCGCTCAGCGATTTCACCTGCGCGAGATTGAGACTCATCGCCTCCAGCGCCGTGGTAAATTTCTGCGGCTCGCCTTGCGCGAGCTTGTCCCACGGCTGCGCGCCGCGCACTTGCAGATTGCCCTCATCCGAATTCTGATCGCCCCAGCAGTGTACTTCGACTTCGATTTTCTTTGCCAGCTCACGGCTCAGATATTCGACGTGAACTCCGGCGCCGCCGTACACATTCGGCGGATACTCGCGGGTCATGAGTGCTGCTCGCACTGTTGTCCTCCCGTGACGCGTGACTCAGGTGAGATGCATCTTTCAACTGCCGGAGCATTCTAGCGCCGAGGCATGTGCGCAGCAAACGCGTTCTAAGCTTCTTAATTCCTGGCAAGCTCCGATTCAATAGCGCTCACCAGCGCCGGATCGTCCGGTGTGGTGTTAGGAGCGAAGCGAGCGGCGACTTCTCCGTTGCGGGACACAACAAATTTTTCAAAGTTCCACAGGATCTCCGGCGCCTCGTTTGGTTGAACGCCGAAGCGCCTAAGGTCTTCCTCGAATGGCTCTGCCGATGTGCTCACCGCCGTCGGTTGCGCCTCGATCAGAGCGTGATACAGCGGATGCTTCGCCTCACCAACCACGGTGATCTTCTCGTATAACGGAAAATCAACACCAAAGTTGAGGCTGCAGAAGCTCTGGATATCTTCGTTCGTGCCGGGCTCCTGTCCAGCGAAGTCATTGGAGGGAAAGCCGCAGACCACCAGGCCTTGATCGTTGTACTGGCGATAGAGCTTTTCCAGCGCCTCATACTGCGGCGTCAGCCCGCACTTTGAAGCGACGTTCACGACAAGGATGACCTTGCCGCTGTAGTCGGCGAGAGTCGTTTCTTCTCCGGTAATGCGGCGGACGGGAATGGATTGGACGGGAGCGCTCATGCATAGCATTGTAAGTGGTTTACATGCATATCCGCCTGTCCCGACTGGAAAAACCAAAGTAAGATTCGCGCTGAAACACAGCGAATCGTCTTTGTTTAAAATAGGTTAAAGAGCGGCAGCCACCGTGATCGGCAGTCGACGGCAAAAGCAAATTTGCCGCTGAATATAGGTGCCTGAGCAAAAAGTTTCCGTAGACAAGGTTTGACCTTACTTATCCACACACCTATAATTTCGCTTGAGTTCCTGAGAATGTCCTCTGTCCGTGTTTCTGCTCTGCGTCTCCGGCTTTTCCGGCCGGATAGCCGCCCCCACGAAGCGCCTCAGACGGGAAAGCCAGGAAGCGAAAGTTCGCTTCCGCACAGATATGCGGGCGACCACACCCAAGAACCGAAGGAGTTTCTGATTTCCATGAAGCGTTCGTTAACCCTCGTTTGCATGCTCGCGTCCGGGCTCGGCGTCAGCGCCCTTGCCCAGACCAGCAGCGCAGCCACTACAGACCCGGCGCCTAACGCCCCGTCTACCACCGCGGTTGCCCCCTCAGGCGGAGCCAAGATCGCCGTCATCATGTTCCAGCCCGCCGTCATGCAGACCAACGAAGGCCAGCGGAACTTTGCCGATCTGCAGAAGAAGTACGATCCCAAGCGGACGCAGCTCAAGACGATGAGCGATGAAATTGATTCGCTGAAGAAGAGCCTGCAGGCATC
This genomic window contains:
- a CDS encoding PP2C family protein-serine/threonine phosphatase produces the protein MGEQRVAGLLNFVVVAAVAAVAYTDWLIVADVSLAYLYVLPIALCALVNPLPFTIGLGTICTFLGDIFGPPAPSLYWRIVHNVVYLASFVVVGFLVTLIAQQRDRMAEEVREQRDAYERDLALAAQVQRRVLPKPLTLPGVDIAAKMKTARMLGGDYYDFFPVSDDVIDVVIADVSGKGAAAALLMPSLAVALRLRARELEAPSEVIQDLDEILKQITNAATFVTMFYARLNRVTRTLQYANAGHNPPVLLRASSCESQFLDEAGGPILGILPNAQYSDTSLTLAQGDILTLFTDGVTEQENEQGEEFSVDRLEDVICRDGGGSAAQVVAHVSEAVAVFAGETEQADDLTLVVLKVL
- a CDS encoding zinc-binding dehydrogenase codes for the protein MRRKLDAAKKYIYERLEDGRFQPKIAKTFSFAQVVEAYQYLESSAQIGIRYHRALKAS
- a CDS encoding class I SAM-dependent methyltransferase; amino-acid sequence: MLGIPLRYLIKHPISGVTDIAADPLQIISTAQDVYLADRERRGPQCHYETDDNWEQRLHAHLGVPLPCQASSEFWKLWRGVIGDLEAAGIRPGPESFQRWNDGDAGFVRAIWCLVRHLKPKNVVETGVAHGVTSRCILEALEKNGSGRLSSIDLPPLERPWRKQVGVAVRGRCAERWSYIKGSSRRHLPQLLSHLGQIDLFIHDSLHSERNVRFKLDRAWAVLRPNGALVVDDVDANWGFRSFTQTFSGHLSMVCEAEPLHPDLRRFNKKGLFGIILKQPTAQA
- the glgA gene encoding glycogen synthase, coding for MRAALMTREYPPNVYGGAGVHVEYLSRELAKKIEVEVHCWGDQNSDEGNLQVRGAQPWDKLAQGEPQKFTTALEAMSLNLAQVKSLSGVDIVHTHTWYVSMAGFLSKKLHNIPFVLTTHSLEPLRAWKAEQLGSGYAMSSWMERTAILDADAVIAVSKGTKQDILRAYPDVQADRVHVIYNGIDLAQYQKTSDTSTLPGFGVNLSQPYVLFVGRITRQKGVTHLVDAIRYMPENTQVVLCAGAPDTPEIAAEMRSKVEEARAHNPNVVWIEKMVTKQEAIELYSNCAVFCCPSVYEPFGIINLEAMACQAPVVASATGGILEVVVDGVTGYLVPFEQDPVTSFPTKPDQFARDLAAKVSDLLADTTKAKQFGQAGRKRVEEHFSWAAIADQTIDLYRGLIASRRK
- a CDS encoding glutathione peroxidase, with translation MSAPVQSIPVRRITGEETTLADYSGKVILVVNVASKCGLTPQYEALEKLYRQYNDQGLVVCGFPSNDFAGQEPGTNEDIQSFCSLNFGVDFPLYEKITVVGEAKHPLYHALIEAQPTAVSTSAEPFEEDLRRFGVQPNEAPEILWNFEKFVVSRNGEVAARFAPNTTPDDPALVSAIESELARN